The Polyangia bacterium DNA window AACTGTCGCTGGCCGGCAGCGCCGTCTCCGTCGAGCCGCTGAAGATCGCCTATCGGTCGACCAGCGAGATCATGCACGTCGCCCGCCACGCCATGGGCCCGCTGGCCGACGGCGATCCACCGCTGGCCCTGCGTCACGGCGCGCCTGTCGAAGCGTTTCGCTTTCCCGGCACCGGCGCCGCCGTGGCCTTCCTGGCCGAGGCGCTGCGCCCGCTGTTCGCCGCCGAACCGCGCGCCACCGTGGCCGTGCTGTCGCGCCACCCCGAACAAGCCGATCGCTATTACGAAGGCCTGCGCCGCGCCGAAGTCCCCTCGCTGCGCCGGGTGCGCGCCCAGGATTTCGTCTTTCGCCCCGGCGTCGAGGTCAGCGAGATCCGCCAGGCCAAGGGCCTGGAGTTCGATTACGTCATCCTTGTCGACGTCAACGCCAACACCTTCGGCCTCGACGACGAATCGCGCCACCTGTTCCACATCGGGGCCACCCGCGCCGCGCATCAACTGTGGTTGATCATCACCGGCCAGCCCAGCCGTTTGCTGCCGCAAGATCTGCGTCCGGGTTAGACTACTGGCGCACCATGAGCGCCCTCGCCGAGTCCGAGACCCTGAAAAAACGCGTCGCCCTTCGCCGCACCTTTGCCATCATCTCGCACCCCGACGCGGGCAAGACCACGCTGACCGAAAAAGTCCTGCTGTACGGCGGCGCCATCCACGTCGCCGGTTCGGTGAAACAAAACCGCGGCCGCGCCGTCACCAGCGACTGGATGGAGCTGGAACGCCAGCGCGGCATTTCCATCTCCACCAGCGTGCTGCAGTTCGAATACGGCGGCTGCCGCATCAACCTGCTGGACACCCCCGGCCACAACGATTTCTCCGAAGACACCTACCGCACGCTGGCCGCCGCCGACTGCGCCGTCATGTTAATCGACAGCGTGAAAGGCGTCGAGCCGCAGACCATCAAGCTGTTCCAGGTGTGCCGGATGCGCGGCATCCCCATCATCACGTTCATCAACAAGCTGGACCGCGGCGGCAAAGAGCCGCTGGATCTTCTAGACGAAATAGAACGCGTGCTGGAAATTCCCTGCAGCCCGGTCAACTGGCCGGTGGGCAGCGGACAGAGTTTCTACGGCGTCTACGACCGCTGGGCCAAACAGGTCCTCCACTTTGATCGCGGCGAGGGCGGCTCGCGCCGCGCCGAGATGAGCCTGGGAACGCTGGAAGATGAAGACCTGCGCGAGACCCTGGGCGAGACCCGTTACCGGCAGACCACCGAAGAACTAAGCCTGTTAGAGACCGCCGGCAACGCCTTCGACCGTGACGCCTTCCTGCGCGGCGCCGTCACGCCGGTGTTCTTCGGCAGTGCCATGACCAACTTCGGCGTCGAGCCTTTTCTCGACCGCTTCGTCGATCTGGCGCCCGCGCCGCGCCCGCGCCTGACGTCGACGGGCGTCCTCGACGCCGACGCCCCGGCGTTTTCCGGCTTCGTCTTCAAGATCCAGGCGAACATGGACTCGAATCATCGCGACCGGGTGGCGTTTCTGCGCGTCTGCTCGGGCAAATTCACCCGCGGCATGGAGGTGCTGCACGTGCGCACCGGCAAGATGCTGGCCTTGACGCGCCCGCTGCACTTCATGGGTCAGGAACGCACGCTGATCGACGAAGCCTTCAGCGGCGACATCATCGGCCTGTGGGACGGCGGCAATCTGCGCATCGGCGACACCTTGTGCACCGGCGCGCCGCTGGAGTTCGAAGGCATCCCGCGTTTTTCGCCCGAACACTTCGTGCGCGTGCGCCTGACCGACCCGATGAAGCGCAAGCAGTTGAAGAAAGGCCTGGATCAACTGTCCGAAGAAGGCGCCGTGCAGCTGTTCTTCGATCGCCATCGCCTGGAACGCGAGCCGGTCCTGGGCGCGGTCGGCGTGCTGCAGTTCGAGGTGATCCAGCATCGCCTGAAATCCGAGTACAGCGTCAACGTCGGTTTCGATCGCCTGCCGTACCTGCACGCGCGCTGGATCGAAGGCGAGCCGGTGAACCTCGACAAGTTCGAACGCCCGGGATCGACCACCTCCGTGCTGGACGTCGAGGGCCGCCCGCTGGTCCTGTTCACCAACGACTGGAACATGCGCATGGCAGCGGAAGACAACCCGCACCTCAAGTTCATCGCGGCCGTGCAACCGGGACGGGCGGCGAAATCGGCGGCGTGAGGCCACTTCAGCCGCGGATTTTTCGGATTCCGCTTTGTCAGCCGTGCGGAAAAAAAACGTCCTCGTCCCGACGACGCTTTGTGCTACTCCTTCGACCGGCGATTGCCCCGTCGCCGCAGATGAAGGGCACAGATGAAAAACGGTTTGCGGGTCTCTTGGCTTGTTTCATTTTTGTTTGTTGATCTCGTCGCTGCTCTCGGTCACGCGCAGTCGTTGCCGGCGGCGCCCACGGGGCTAAAGCCGCTTCCCACTGGGAGCTCGGGCGGCGCGCCGATCGCGGTCACCTGGAACGCCACGCCAGGTGCCACCAGCTATGTCATCTATCGCAGCCTGGCCGCCGGCGGCGAGACGGCGTTCGCCACGTCGGCGAACAACTCGTTCGTCGACACGCACGTCGTCGCCGGGCCGCCGCCGGTTTATTTCTACAAGGTCGCGGCGGTCAACGCGGCGGGCACGTCGGCGATGTCGGCCGAGGAGGAGACGCCGACTCCGTTGCCGGTCTCGACCGGCAGCGGAAAGGTCGCCGGGGTGAAATCGGGAAACGGGATGCTCTATTTCTGCAAGGACGGGCTGCGCAGCGGATTTGACTGGTTTCAGCGGCTGGCGGATTGGTTTCCCTCGATCGTGGATTCTTCGGGGTCCAGCTCGCCGGGGCAGAAGGTGGTCGACATGGCGTACTCGACGACGACCACGCTGGCCTTCAACAAGGTGGTCGTACCCAGCGGCGGGCTTTACACCATCGACTGGCGGTATGCCTTCACGGGCGGATTGTTCAAAGGAGTCAACAATCGCCAGATGGGATTGATGGTGAACGGCGCCGTGGTGACGCGGACGCAACGGTTTCCCATCACCGGCAGCTTCGACACCTACAAGCATTCGGCGCTGCAGGCGCGTCTGAACGCCGGAACGAATTCGGTGGTGCTGTTCTCGGTGACCGATCATGGGATTTCGCGCGTCGATGAATTGACGGTGACGCCAGCGACGGCATCGGTGCCGCCGGCGCCGACCAAGCTGTCGGCCACAGCCAGCGCGGGACAGATCACCCTGTCCTGGACCGGCAGCGCGGGCGCGACGCAGTACCAGATCTACCGGGGCACGATGTCCGACGGCGAAGACAACACGCCGATCGCCATCACCAACGGTGCAACCACCACTCACGTCGACGCGGGAATGGCCGGCGGCACGACATATTTCTACAACGTCTCTGCGACGAACAGCGTCGGCGTATCCGCGGATTCGAACGAGGTCGCGGTGGTCTTCGGCATGTAGGCAAACAAACCGCGACGGTTTTGAGGGAGACCTTCCACTTTCATTGATGGCGAAACTGACCCGTTCGCTGACTCTGCGCGTTTGGGCCGCTCTTCCCGCCGCGGCGTGTTTTTGCCTGGCGGTCTCTGGTGCCGCCTGCGATGGAGGCACGGGCCGCGGGCGGCAATAACCCCGCGCCGATCAATTCAAACCACGACGCCGCGCCCACCAGCGACGGCCCGCCCGCCATCACCGACGCGCAGCCGATCAGCGAAGCCGGCCAGATGGGCGTCATCGCGCCCGGCGTTGGCCAGGACAGGCCGTCGCCATCCAAACCGACCGTCGGCGTGTACATGGGCAAAGCCCAGCGCGACATCACGTTCAGCGCGGGCTCGCTGGATCCCGCGGCCAAACAAGGACATGGCGCCCAGGACTTTTCCCAATGTCTTTACGCCTTTGACGGCGCCGGGCAATAAGACGGCGCCACACTCAACGCGGTCAGAAACTGCGAGTCACTCGGATGTCGTCATCGATGCGCAAAACCCCCGGCGTGGTCCGCACAATGTCGATGGCCAGCGTGCGTTCAGTGTACGTCTCGACCCAGCCGGTCAGCATCACCACGCCAGCGGAGCTGGCGATGCGAATGTCCCGCGACTGAAAGATCCAGTCACGGTCGAGGCGAGCATGAATGGCGGCGGTCAACTGTTCGTCCGTCGGTTGTGGCGCGCCCGGCGGCAACGCCACAACCGGCGGTAGCGTTTCGCGCATGCCGCACCCAATACCGCCACCGAGCGGCGCCGCTGCCTCCAACAGCCACAAACAAGCAGTCGTTCGCGAGAATCTGGCGAATCCCATGGTGGGCCACTCATTTTTTAGCCTAGCGTGGGGAAGCGGACCAGCGGTGACAAATATGCTTCCTGGTGCTCATGGTCCCACGACGGCCGTAACCATTTCCTGGCGGGCCGTTGCATTCTCTGCGTTCTGACGCTGTCGCGCGCGGCGAATCAAAGCCAGCGCTTTTTCGGCGTCTTTTTGCGCCCGGGCCAGAGTCGCCCGCTCGCGGTCGGGGTACTTCGGCGTGCGCTGGCCGTAAGCAAATTCATCTTTGGCATTACACAAAAGCTGTGCAGCCTCTGGCGAATTGACGGTGGCGCCTTCGGACTCGGCCTGGTGAACCACGCCGTCGAAAGCCTGTTGCTGGCCGGCGGAGACCACGACAGGCGGCACCGTGGCGCAGCCGAAGACCGACAGCAGCACAGAAACCATGCCTAGTTTCAAAGCGCTTTTCATCATCACCATATCCCCTCCCCCGCGGTCGTTAATTAAAGAAAGGTATCAATAGTCGTGCCAGCTGAAAGGGGACGAAGCAGCCGCGCGAACCCGCGGCTTTCGTGCGCGAGCCGAGCTGCTGCACCCAACATTGGTTCCCGCCGGTAACCGGCCGTCACCCGCCGGCTACGGGATTGCCCGTGTGCCCGCGTGATTGCGGCCCGTTCTACTGGCACAACGATTGCGATAAACGCTGCCGACGATGATCGACGTGGGGCAGACTGTGGGGAATTACAACGTCACGGCCAAGCTGGGCCAGGGCGGAATGGGCGTGGTGTTTTTAGCCGAGCACCCGATCATTGGCAGCAAAGTGGCACTGAAGGCGATCAGCCCGCAATTCGCTCACAACAACGAAGTGATCTCTCGCTTTGTCAATGAAGCGAAATCGGTGAACCAGATTGGCCACAACCACATCGTGGATATCACCGACTTTGGCTCGACCCCCGCGCGCGACTTTTACTTCATCATGGAATATTTGCAGGGCGAGACGCTGGCCGCCCTGATTCGCCACGAAGGCGCCCTGCCGGTGCATCGCGCGTTGAACATCGCGGCGCAGATCGCCGATGCGTTGCAAGCGTCGCACGAACACGGGGTCATCCACCGCGATCTCAAGCCCGACAATATTTATTTGATCGCCCGGGACGGCGTCGACGATTTCGTGAAGGTCCTGGACTTTGGCATCGCCAAGTTGATTACCCACGCGCCGCGGGAAAACAACAGCACCCGCGCCGGCTCGTTCATCGGCACGCCGTTCTACATGTCGCCCGAACAATGCGAGGGAAAGACGGACATCGATCACCGGGCCGACATCTATGCCCTGGGCGTGATCTTGTTCGAGATGCTGACCGGCATGGTTCCCTTCACCGGCGACGGCTATGGAGAGATCCTGGTCAAGCACATGATGGTGCAGGCGCCGCCAGCGCGCAGCATCGTGCCGGACCTACCGGCCGAGATCGACGCCATCGTGTTTCGCGCCTTGAGCAAGAATCCCGGTCAACGCTTTCAAACCATGACCGAGTTTCGCGCCGCCTTGCTGGACCCGGCGCGGTATGCCTCGCGGCGGCAGCGGGGCGGCCGCCGGCGGCCCTTTCGCGCCATAGCGCTGGGGTTGATAGGCGTGACCGCGTTGGTGGCCGCGGTGGCGATCGGCGCGCCGCTATTGAAGGGGCCGATCGCCGCGCACCTCGCGGCGAAGGCGGCCCGCGCGCCCGCCGCGGCGCCCACGAACGTCAATTCCGATCCGGCGAAGGCGAAGGTGATGCGCGCCAACGACGGCGTGCTGGGCGCAACGTCGCCTCCCACCCAGGTGCCGTCCAGCGACACGCCGTCCGAACGTGTCAGGCGCCAGGATGACCAGAAGACCACGATGACAACCGCCGCGACGACCGCCGCGCGGCCTGCGGCAACAACGGCTCGCGCCGCGCGCCGGGCGCCGCGGGTGCACGTCGATGAACCGTCTCTGTCGGCTCGGCCGCCAGCGTCCCCGTTGACCGGCGACCCGTACGATCCCGACGACGACGGCGTCCTGGCGCCGTCCATTCAATAGCCACAAACGCAACGATCAGGGGCTGACCGACTGTTCCCAGAAGGTGACCTGACCGTCGCGGTTGGCGACAAACGAGACGCCACCGT harbors:
- a CDS encoding peptide chain release factor 3, producing the protein MSALAESETLKKRVALRRTFAIISHPDAGKTTLTEKVLLYGGAIHVAGSVKQNRGRAVTSDWMELERQRGISISTSVLQFEYGGCRINLLDTPGHNDFSEDTYRTLAAADCAVMLIDSVKGVEPQTIKLFQVCRMRGIPIITFINKLDRGGKEPLDLLDEIERVLEIPCSPVNWPVGSGQSFYGVYDRWAKQVLHFDRGEGGSRRAEMSLGTLEDEDLRETLGETRYRQTTEELSLLETAGNAFDRDAFLRGAVTPVFFGSAMTNFGVEPFLDRFVDLAPAPRPRLTSTGVLDADAPAFSGFVFKIQANMDSNHRDRVAFLRVCSGKFTRGMEVLHVRTGKMLALTRPLHFMGQERTLIDEAFSGDIIGLWDGGNLRIGDTLCTGAPLEFEGIPRFSPEHFVRVRLTDPMKRKQLKKGLDQLSEEGAVQLFFDRHRLEREPVLGAVGVLQFEVIQHRLKSEYSVNVGFDRLPYLHARWIEGEPVNLDKFERPGSTTSVLDVEGRPLVLFTNDWNMRMAAEDNPHLKFIAAVQPGRAAKSAA
- a CDS encoding BON domain-containing protein: MRETLPPVVALPPGAPQPTDEQLTAAIHARLDRDWIFQSRDIRIASSAGVVMLTGWVETYTERTLAIDIVRTTPGVLRIDDDIRVTRSF
- a CDS encoding serine/threonine-protein kinase, with translation MIDVGQTVGNYNVTAKLGQGGMGVVFLAEHPIIGSKVALKAISPQFAHNNEVISRFVNEAKSVNQIGHNHIVDITDFGSTPARDFYFIMEYLQGETLAALIRHEGALPVHRALNIAAQIADALQASHEHGVIHRDLKPDNIYLIARDGVDDFVKVLDFGIAKLITHAPRENNSTRAGSFIGTPFYMSPEQCEGKTDIDHRADIYALGVILFEMLTGMVPFTGDGYGEILVKHMMVQAPPARSIVPDLPAEIDAIVFRALSKNPGQRFQTMTEFRAALLDPARYASRRQRGGRRRPFRAIALGLIGVTALVAAVAIGAPLLKGPIAAHLAAKAARAPAAAPTNVNSDPAKAKVMRANDGVLGATSPPTQVPSSDTPSERVRRQDDQKTTMTTAATTAARPAATTARAARRAPRVHVDEPSLSARPPASPLTGDPYDPDDDGVLAPSIQ